The following coding sequences lie in one Chelmon rostratus isolate fCheRos1 chromosome 2, fCheRos1.pri, whole genome shotgun sequence genomic window:
- the ldlrad2 gene encoding low-density lipoprotein receptor class A domain-containing protein 2 translates to MCQFVYEDSVSYVFSLSVNVVDFCGQTIRGDGMIVNSHQESKKYYFVTMGTDCHLTMQASSPKDKVQFHFRFFLVYSLLRVAPLSPAPAFPESPRGSAPLNPRLEPTSGESSGDPCHAGSYVQFYDGRDRSSPPLGPPLCGKSPPRPVLSTGNYLTLRLVTRGTQPRVDFVGDFTSFRLGPCSSEPYFTCRNGKCIPLGLVCDDKGIDNCGDGSDLEENLTTGCKGQLLLPEPPLAITTPPPPFVNPPTVPIPSHMNCGIPGSAPSHESVTDSPVSLSLLVLYILLGVVAGSVVLCWCCWSPGWFLWRVSICRFLPCCNSACASCHVCTHSCTHSKEHRLAKVTPHTPINVTSTSAAAATNSADENVTMAVV, encoded by the exons atgtgtcagtttgtctaTGAGGATTCTGTCTCATATGTCTTTTCCTTGTCAGTCAACGTGGTGGACTTCTGCGGCCAGACAATCCGTGGTGATGGCATGATCGTCAACTCACACCAGGAATCCAAGAAGTACTACTTTGTGACCATGGGGACCGACTGTCACCTCACCATGCAGGCAAGCTCCCCTAAAGACAAGGTCCAGTTCCACTTCCGCTTCTTCCTGGTCTACAGTTTGCTACGAGTGGCCCCTCTGAGCCCGGCCCCTGCCTTCCCAGAGTCCCCTCGTGGCTCCGCACCTCTCAACCCCAGACTGGAGCCCACCTCTGGTGAAAGCTCGGGGGACCCGTGTCATGCCGGCTCATACGTTCAGTTCTATGACGGACGGGACAGGAGCTCGCCTCCCCTCGGGCCTCCTCTTTGTGGGAAGAGCCCGCCCCGGCCAGTGCTATCCACAGGAAACTACCTGACCCTGAGGCTGGTGACCCGGGGGACTCAGCCCAGAGTCGACTTTGTGGGGGACTTCACCTCCTTCAGACTGG GTCCA TGTAGCAGTGAGCCCTATTTCACCTGCAGGAATGGGAAGTGTATCCCACTCGGTCTGGTGTGCGATGATAAAGGCATTGACAACTGTGGTGATGGGAGCGACTTGGAGGAGAACCTGACGACAGGTTGTAAAG GTCAGCTTTTACTTCCTGAACCTCCACTGGCAATAAcaaccccaccaccaccatttGTGAATCCACCCACAGTGCCGATTCCTTCGCATATGAACTGTGGCATTCCAGGCAGCGCTCCCAGTCATGAGTCAGTAACAG ACTCCCCAGTCTCCCTGTCCCTGTTGGTGCTCTACATCCTCCTGGGTGTGGTGGCGGGTAGCGTGGTgctctgctggtgctgctggtcaCCTGGCTGGTTCCTGTGGCGTGTCAGCATCTGTCGCTTCTTACCCTGCTGCAACTCGGCCTGCGCCTCCTGCCACGTCTGCAcccacagctgcacacacagcaaggAGCACCGACTGGCCAAAGTCACGCCACACACGCCCATCAACGTGACCTCGACAAGCGCAGCCGCCGCCACCAACAGTGCCGATGAAAATGTTACAATGGCAGTTGTTTAG
- the LOC121622674 gene encoding G0/G1 switch protein 2-like gives MENMQELIPFAKEMLSQKPSRGLLRVYLVGSVFAVLGTVIGLVETVCHPFSSGETMDAEMVLMLAREQRTVQAEIQRSVRGQEGDEEELDHENEVTIQTVTLSKTQRLSQRGTANRLHAS, from the coding sequence atggaaaacatgcagGAGTTGATCCCCTTTGCCAAAGAGATGCTGAGTCAGAAACCCAGCCGCGGTTTGCTGAGGGTCTACCTGGTGGGTTCAGTGTTTGCAGTTCTGGGGACAGTCATTGGCCTGGTCGAGACCGTTTGTCACCCTTTCTCCTCTGGTGAGACGATGGATGCGGAGATGGTCCTCATGTTGGCCCGGGAGCAGAGAACTGTTCAGGCTGAGATACAGCGCAGTGTCAGGGGCCAGGAAGGGGACGAGGAGGAGCTGGATCATGAAAATGAGGTCACGATCCAGACCGTGACCCTCTCCAAGACCCAAAGACTCAGCCAACGTGGCACAGCCAATAGGCTGCATGCTTCCTAA